The following coding sequences are from one Frigoribacterium sp. Leaf415 window:
- the coaA gene encoding type I pantothenate kinase — protein MAEANPTTAPSAVHASPFVEIGRDAWADLAPTTRLPLTETEIVQLRGLGDRLDMREVQDVYVPLSRLLNLYAAGARNLHRATSDFLGERAQRTPFVIGVAGSVAVGKSTVARLLRELLSRWDDTPRVELVTTDGFLYPNAELERRGIMSRKGFPESYDRRHLLRFVSQVKSGAEEVRAPFYSHTSYDIMPSAEVVVRRPDILIVEGLNVLQPAVAGRLALSDLFDFTVYVDARTGDIENWFVDRFLALQKSAFTQERSFFHRFADMSEPEARSFASGIWKSVNEPNLIENVLPTRSRATLVLRKAADHKVSSVLLRKI, from the coding sequence ATGGCCGAAGCCAACCCGACGACCGCGCCCTCCGCCGTGCACGCGAGCCCCTTCGTCGAGATCGGACGCGACGCCTGGGCCGACCTGGCTCCGACGACGCGCCTGCCGCTGACCGAGACCGAGATCGTGCAGCTGCGCGGCCTCGGCGACCGCCTCGACATGCGCGAGGTGCAGGACGTGTACGTTCCGCTCAGCCGCCTCCTCAACCTGTACGCCGCCGGCGCCCGCAACCTGCACCGGGCCACGAGCGACTTCCTCGGCGAACGGGCGCAACGCACGCCCTTCGTGATCGGCGTCGCCGGGTCGGTGGCCGTCGGCAAGTCCACCGTCGCGCGCCTCCTGCGTGAACTCTTGAGCCGCTGGGACGACACCCCCCGCGTCGAGCTGGTCACGACCGACGGGTTCCTCTACCCGAACGCCGAGCTCGAACGCCGCGGCATCATGAGCCGCAAGGGGTTCCCCGAGTCGTACGACCGCCGTCACCTGCTGCGGTTCGTCTCGCAGGTCAAGAGCGGCGCCGAAGAGGTGCGCGCCCCGTTCTACTCGCACACCAGCTACGACATCATGCCGAGCGCCGAGGTCGTCGTGCGCCGGCCCGACATCCTGATCGTCGAGGGGCTGAACGTGCTGCAGCCCGCCGTCGCCGGCCGGCTCGCCCTGAGCGACCTCTTCGACTTCACGGTCTACGTCGACGCCCGTACGGGCGACATCGAGAACTGGTTCGTCGACCGGTTCCTCGCCCTGCAGAAGAGCGCGTTCACCCAGGAGCGCTCGTTCTTCCACCGCTTCGCCGACATGAGCGAACCCGAGGCCAGGTCGTTCGCCTCGGGCATCTGGAAGTCGGTCAACGAACCGAACCTGATCGAGAACGTGCTGCCGACCCGGTCACGGGCGACGCTCGTCCTGCGGAAGGCCGCCGACCACAAGGTCAGCTCGGTCCTGCTGCGCAAGATCTGA
- the glmM gene encoding phosphoglucosamine mutase has product MSRLFGTDGVRGLANRELTAALALGLSQASAVVLTKGHHADARRAEGRRPVAVVARDPRISGEFLTAAVCAGLASSGVDVLDAGVIPTPAAAFLVDDIGADFGVMISASHNPAPDNGIKFFAFGGTKLPDEVEDRIEAAMADPQLMPIGGDVGRIRRFADAEDRYVLHLLGALPNRLDGIHVVLDCAHGAASAVSPEVFTDAGATVTLIGADPDGVNINDGVGSTHLDNLAKAVLEHGADVGIAHDGDADRCLAVDATGAVVDGDQIMAIIALAQKERGALVGDTLVATVMSNLGLIRAMADHGITVRQTKVGDRYVLEDMNEHGFTLGGEQSGHIVFADYATTGDGILTGLSLVARMAATGKSLAELASVMTVFPQIMINVRDVDRSRAASDEGVAEAVRRFEAELGDTGRVLLRPSGTEPVVRVMVEAADQETADRVAHALADVVRERLAL; this is encoded by the coding sequence ATGTCGCGTTTGTTCGGTACCGACGGTGTCAGAGGCCTCGCCAACCGTGAGTTGACCGCCGCGCTCGCCCTGGGGCTCTCCCAGGCGAGCGCGGTGGTGCTCACGAAGGGGCATCACGCCGATGCCCGCCGCGCCGAGGGGCGGCGACCCGTCGCCGTCGTCGCGCGCGACCCCCGCATCTCCGGTGAGTTCCTCACCGCCGCCGTCTGCGCCGGGCTCGCCAGTTCCGGCGTCGACGTGCTCGACGCCGGGGTCATCCCGACCCCCGCCGCGGCCTTCCTGGTCGACGACATCGGCGCCGACTTCGGCGTGATGATCAGTGCCTCGCACAACCCGGCTCCCGACAACGGCATCAAGTTCTTCGCCTTCGGCGGCACGAAGCTGCCCGACGAGGTCGAAGACCGCATCGAGGCCGCCATGGCCGATCCTCAGCTGATGCCGATCGGTGGCGACGTCGGTCGCATCCGTCGCTTCGCCGACGCCGAGGACCGGTACGTGCTGCACCTCCTCGGTGCCCTGCCGAACCGGCTCGACGGCATCCACGTCGTGCTCGACTGCGCCCACGGCGCCGCCTCGGCCGTCTCGCCCGAGGTCTTCACCGACGCCGGCGCGACCGTCACCCTGATCGGTGCCGACCCCGACGGCGTCAACATCAACGACGGCGTGGGCTCCACCCACCTCGACAACCTCGCGAAGGCCGTCCTCGAGCACGGTGCCGACGTCGGCATCGCACACGACGGTGACGCCGACCGCTGCCTGGCCGTCGACGCCACGGGTGCGGTGGTCGACGGCGACCAGATCATGGCCATCATCGCCCTGGCCCAGAAAGAGCGCGGCGCGCTCGTCGGCGACACCCTCGTCGCGACCGTCATGAGCAACCTCGGCCTCATCCGCGCCATGGCCGACCACGGCATCACGGTCCGTCAGACCAAGGTCGGCGACCGCTACGTGCTCGAGGACATGAACGAGCACGGCTTCACCCTCGGCGGCGAGCAGTCCGGCCACATCGTCTTCGCCGACTACGCCACCACCGGCGACGGCATCCTCACCGGCCTCTCGCTCGTGGCGCGCATGGCCGCGACCGGCAAGAGCCTGGCCGAGCTCGCCTCGGTCATGACGGTCTTCCCGCAGATCATGATCAACGTGCGCGACGTCGACCGTTCGCGCGCGGCGTCCGACGAGGGCGTGGCCGAGGCCGTGCGCCGGTTCGAGGCCGAGCTCGGCGACACCGGCCGGGTGCTGCTCCGCCCCTCGGGCACCGAGCCCGTCGTCCGCGTGATGGTCGAGGCCGCCGACCAGGAGACCGCCGACCGCGTCGCCCACGCGCTGGCCGACGTCGTCCGCGAGCGACTCGCCCTCTGA
- the rpsI gene encoding 30S ribosomal protein S9 translates to MAQIADSIDQAPESFTTESSAPEAAATPRPVLSVGGSAVGRRKEAIARARLTPGSGTIVVNGRTLEDYFPNKLHQQLINDPFKVLDLLGSYDVAVKVTGGGPSGQAGALRLAIARALNEIDRENNRATLKKAGFLTRDARVIERKKAGLKKARKASQFSKR, encoded by the coding sequence GTGGCTCAGATCGCAGATTCCATCGACCAGGCTCCCGAGAGCTTCACCACCGAGAGCTCGGCCCCCGAGGCCGCCGCGACGCCCCGCCCCGTGCTGAGCGTCGGCGGTTCCGCCGTCGGTCGTCGCAAAGAGGCCATCGCCCGCGCGCGCCTCACGCCCGGCTCCGGCACGATCGTCGTGAACGGTCGCACCCTCGAGGACTACTTCCCCAACAAGCTGCACCAGCAGCTGATCAACGACCCGTTCAAGGTCCTCGACCTGCTCGGCTCGTACGACGTGGCCGTCAAGGTCACCGGTGGCGGCCCCTCGGGCCAGGCCGGTGCCCTCCGTCTCGCCATCGCCCGTGCGCTGAACGAGATCGACCGCGAGAACAACCGCGCCACGCTCAAGAAGGCCGGCTTCCTCACCCGTGACGCCCGCGTCATCGAGCGCAAGAAGGCCGGTCTCAAGAAGGCCCGCAAGGCCTCGCAGTTCTCGAAGCGCTAA
- the rplM gene encoding 50S ribosomal protein L13: MTRTFSPKPADVQPNWLIIDANDVVLGRLASHVAALLRGKHKPTFAPHMDMGDFVIVINADKVALTGSKLAEKLYYRHSGYPGGITATTYSEMVEKHPTRAVEKAIRGMLPKNSLGRAQIKKLKVYAGAEHPHAAQQPTVYTLDQVAQ, translated from the coding sequence GTGACGCGCACTTTCTCCCCCAAGCCGGCTGACGTTCAGCCGAACTGGCTGATCATCGACGCCAACGACGTCGTGCTCGGCCGCCTCGCGAGCCACGTGGCAGCCCTGCTGCGCGGCAAGCACAAGCCGACCTTCGCCCCCCACATGGACATGGGCGACTTCGTCATCGTCATCAACGCCGACAAGGTGGCCCTCACCGGCTCCAAGCTGGCCGAGAAGCTCTACTACCGTCACTCGGGCTACCCGGGCGGCATCACGGCCACCACGTACTCCGAGATGGTCGAGAAGCACCCCACCCGTGCGGTCGAGAAGGCCATCCGTGGCATGCTGCCGAAGAACTCGCTGGGCCGTGCCCAGATCAAGAAGCTGAAGGTGTACGCGGGTGCCGAGCACCCCCACGCTGCTCAGCAGCCCACGGTTTACACCCTCGACCAGGTCGCCCAGTAG
- a CDS encoding tRNA pseudouridine synthase A, with product MTIDAPALTRLRLGVAYDGTGFSGWSEQPGRRTVQGEIEAALQTLFRRLGDVPTVTVAGRTDAGVHARGQVVHLDLTDAQIAQLQKPHRGMRDQSPLDAPTVLARRLNGLAGATDEIVISGARVAPPGFHARFGALWRRYEYRIADRGAERDPTRRGHTLWYDQRLDLDLMNATAAGLLGLHDWAAYCRHRDYATTIRELQEFSWRREADGVLVASVQADAFCHNLVRNLVGACVAVGEGAMEAHRAEGVRREAQRNGEFRVVPAHGLTMVEVGYPPDDEMAARVALTQVKRSHDQLGE from the coding sequence GTGACGATCGACGCCCCGGCCCTGACGCGCCTCCGTCTCGGGGTCGCGTACGACGGCACCGGCTTCTCGGGCTGGAGCGAGCAGCCCGGACGTCGCACGGTGCAGGGCGAGATCGAGGCCGCGCTGCAGACGCTCTTCCGCCGGCTGGGCGACGTGCCGACCGTGACCGTGGCGGGCCGCACCGACGCCGGTGTGCACGCGCGCGGGCAGGTGGTGCACCTCGACCTCACCGACGCCCAGATCGCCCAGTTGCAGAAGCCGCACCGCGGCATGCGCGACCAGTCGCCGCTCGACGCCCCGACCGTGCTGGCCCGGCGGTTGAACGGGCTCGCGGGCGCGACCGACGAGATCGTCATCTCGGGTGCGCGAGTCGCGCCTCCTGGTTTCCACGCCCGGTTCGGCGCCCTCTGGCGACGGTACGAGTACCGCATCGCCGACCGCGGGGCCGAACGCGACCCGACGAGGCGCGGTCACACCCTCTGGTACGACCAGCGCCTCGACCTCGACCTGATGAACGCCACGGCCGCGGGCCTGCTCGGCCTGCACGACTGGGCCGCCTACTGCCGGCACCGCGACTACGCGACCACCATCCGCGAGCTGCAGGAGTTCTCGTGGAGGCGCGAGGCCGACGGCGTGCTCGTCGCCTCGGTGCAGGCCGACGCGTTCTGCCACAACCTCGTGCGCAACCTGGTGGGCGCCTGCGTCGCCGTCGGCGAGGGAGCGATGGAGGCGCATCGTGCGGAGGGCGTGCGGCGCGAGGCCCAGCGCAACGGCGAGTTCCGCGTCGTGCCCGCCCACGGGCTCACGATGGTCGAGGTCGGTTACCCGCCCGACGACGAGATGGCCGCCCGGGTGGCCCTGACGCAGGTGAAGCGGTCGCACGACCAGCTGGGGGAGTGA
- a CDS encoding ExeM/NucH family extracellular endonuclease, with protein sequence MSPRPRHTALGTAALVAGLSLLLGPLVPVAAVAAPDGSGIVINEAYLKGGSANQPFNRKFVELYNPTSSSVSLAGWSLQYRPATGAGAFSSAALTGTIAADGYFLVAIPGNGTTGADLPEPDASVSLNPSGTTGTLVLSNATTPVAPAPGSITAGTPGVVDLLGYGTSNTYETSVAPVTGTNQTPNSVARAGGVDTDVNSADFSTQTTVTPQNSGGTGSEPGPEPEPQPEPTPEADVTIAQIQGVTGTSPFGGRTVTTRGIVTATYPTGGLDGYVIQTPGTGGALDLATHVASDALFVYSASTASSVAVGDYVEVDGTVTEFFGLTQITVTGASSLRTLDASPVVAPRAATVGLPATDAQRETLESMLVLPQGEFTVADTYTTNQYGEVKLASGDRPLIQPTEVARPGSPGYAAVVADNAARAVTLDDGATTNFFTAANQSIPVPYLSNEDPVTVGASVAFTKPVVFDFRNSAWKYQPTARLTGDTAYGDLPVTFEDIRTDAPREVGGDVKLASFNVLNYFTTTGDSIPGCTFYDDRAGNPLTVNSGCDARGAANAASLERQQVKIVTAINALGADVVSLEEIENSARFGEDRDSALTTLRDALNAAAGSAVWEFVPSPPASARPANEDVIRLAFIYKKAVAEPVGGSTILTGSAAFSNARQPLAQAFRPVGGDAESTFVAIANHFKSKGSGSGTDADQGDGQGGSNGSRVNQANALVAFAAEREAAAGTDKVFLLGDFNAYSQEDPIQVLRAAGYVDLGSTETDEYSYVFSGLSGSLDHVLASPAAAEAVTGVDIWNINSGEGIGLEYSRFNYNVRQLYQADQFRSSDHDPVVVGVSLLAAPVDPVPPVTDPGTTPGAGADPSTPGAPGAVSPGTTAPTADGSLAFTGSAPLAGWLALALVLMAMGGTVLVVRRRASRVG encoded by the coding sequence ATGTCACCCCGACCTCGACACACCGCACTGGGCACCGCCGCCCTCGTCGCCGGACTCTCGCTGCTGCTCGGCCCCCTCGTGCCGGTCGCGGCCGTCGCCGCCCCCGACGGCTCCGGCATCGTCATCAACGAGGCGTATCTGAAGGGTGGCAGCGCCAACCAGCCGTTCAACCGGAAGTTCGTCGAGCTCTACAACCCCACGTCGTCATCGGTGTCGTTGGCCGGCTGGTCGCTGCAGTACCGCCCGGCGACAGGTGCCGGAGCTTTCTCGTCGGCAGCCCTGACCGGCACGATCGCCGCCGACGGGTACTTCCTCGTCGCGATCCCGGGCAACGGCACCACGGGAGCGGATCTGCCCGAGCCCGACGCGAGCGTCTCGCTCAACCCCAGCGGGACGACGGGCACGCTGGTGTTGTCGAACGCCACCACACCCGTGGCGCCTGCCCCCGGCTCGATCACCGCCGGTACGCCAGGCGTCGTCGACCTGCTCGGTTACGGCACGTCGAACACCTACGAGACGTCGGTCGCTCCTGTCACGGGCACCAACCAGACGCCGAACTCCGTGGCCCGGGCAGGCGGGGTCGACACCGACGTCAACTCGGCCGATTTCTCGACGCAGACCACCGTCACCCCGCAGAACTCCGGCGGCACGGGCAGCGAGCCCGGCCCCGAGCCCGAGCCGCAGCCCGAGCCGACCCCTGAGGCCGACGTGACGATCGCGCAGATCCAGGGCGTGACCGGCACGAGTCCGTTCGGCGGTCGCACGGTGACCACGCGCGGCATCGTCACGGCGACCTACCCCACGGGCGGCCTGGACGGCTACGTCATCCAGACCCCGGGGACCGGAGGCGCGCTCGACCTGGCGACGCACGTCGCGTCGGACGCACTGTTCGTGTACTCCGCGAGCACCGCCTCCTCGGTCGCCGTGGGCGACTACGTCGAGGTGGACGGGACGGTCACCGAGTTCTTCGGCCTGACGCAGATCACCGTCACCGGTGCGTCCTCGCTCAGGACGCTCGACGCCTCGCCCGTCGTGGCGCCGCGGGCGGCGACCGTCGGCCTGCCGGCCACGGACGCCCAGCGGGAGACGCTCGAGAGCATGCTCGTGCTGCCCCAGGGCGAGTTCACCGTCGCGGACACCTACACGACGAACCAGTACGGCGAGGTGAAGCTCGCCTCGGGTGACCGGCCGCTGATCCAGCCCACCGAGGTCGCCCGTCCGGGTTCGCCCGGCTACGCGGCGGTGGTCGCCGACAACGCGGCCCGTGCCGTGACCCTCGACGACGGTGCCACGACGAACTTCTTCACGGCGGCCAACCAGTCGATCCCGGTGCCCTACCTCTCGAACGAGGACCCGGTGACGGTGGGCGCTTCCGTGGCTTTCACGAAGCCGGTCGTGTTCGACTTCCGCAACTCGGCCTGGAAGTACCAGCCGACCGCCCGTCTCACCGGAGACACCGCCTACGGCGACCTGCCGGTCACGTTCGAGGACATCCGCACCGACGCCCCGCGCGAGGTGGGAGGCGACGTGAAGCTCGCCAGCTTCAACGTGCTGAACTACTTCACGACGACGGGTGACTCGATCCCCGGGTGCACCTTCTACGACGACCGGGCGGGGAACCCGCTCACCGTGAACAGCGGCTGCGACGCCCGCGGTGCGGCGAACGCCGCGAGCCTCGAGCGGCAGCAGGTGAAGATCGTCACGGCGATCAACGCGCTGGGTGCCGACGTCGTGTCGCTCGAGGAGATCGAGAACTCGGCCCGCTTCGGCGAGGACCGCGACTCGGCCCTCACCACGTTGCGCGACGCCCTGAACGCCGCGGCGGGCAGTGCCGTCTGGGAGTTCGTGCCGTCGCCCCCCGCCTCGGCGCGGCCCGCCAACGAGGACGTCATCCGTCTCGCCTTCATCTACAAGAAGGCCGTCGCCGAGCCCGTCGGCGGGTCGACGATCCTGACGGGTTCGGCCGCCTTCAGCAACGCGCGGCAGCCGCTCGCGCAGGCCTTCCGTCCCGTCGGCGGCGACGCCGAGTCGACCTTCGTCGCGATCGCGAACCACTTCAAGTCGAAGGGCAGCGGTTCGGGCACGGACGCCGACCAGGGCGACGGCCAGGGTGGTTCGAACGGCTCGCGCGTCAACCAGGCGAACGCCCTGGTCGCCTTCGCCGCCGAACGCGAGGCCGCTGCGGGAACCGACAAGGTGTTCCTGTTGGGCGACTTCAACGCCTACAGCCAGGAGGACCCGATCCAGGTGCTGCGGGCTGCGGGCTACGTCGACCTCGGTTCCACCGAGACCGACGAGTACAGCTACGTGTTCAGCGGCCTCAGCGGTTCGCTCGACCACGTGCTCGCCTCGCCCGCCGCGGCGGAGGCCGTCACGGGCGTGGACATCTGGAACATCAACTCGGGTGAGGGCATCGGCCTCGAGTACAGCCGCTTCAACTACAACGTGCGGCAGCTCTATCAGGCCGACCAGTTCCGCTCGAGCGACCACGACCCGGTCGTCGTCGGGGTGTCGCTGCTCGCCGCTCCCGTCGATCCGGTGCCGCCGGTGACCGACCCGGGCACGACGCCCGGTGCGGGCGCCGACCCGAGCACGCCGGGTGCTCCCGGCGCCGTCTCGCCGGGCACCACGGCACCGACCGCGGACGGCTCGCTGGCCTTCACGGGTTCCGCGCCCCTGGCCGGGTGGCTCGCGCTCGCCCTGGTGCTGATGGCGATGGGCGGCACGGTCCTCGTGGTCCGGCGCCGCGCCTCCCGCGTGGGCTAG
- the rplQ gene encoding 50S ribosomal protein L17, with translation MPKPTKGPRLGGGPAHERLMLANLAASLFEHKTIKTTETKAKRLRPVAERLVTFAKRGDLHSRRRAMQTLRNNKEAAHILFTEIAPLVENRDGGYTRITKLGFRKGDNASMVSIELVLEPVTPKVKNSKTTATAAPVTEPADDEPTEAPVDETETVEESAPVETETESAAADEVEADAAAKSDDEAAK, from the coding sequence ATGCCCAAGCCCACCAAGGGACCCCGCCTCGGAGGCGGCCCGGCGCACGAGCGCCTCATGCTGGCCAACCTGGCCGCCTCGCTCTTCGAGCACAAGACGATCAAGACGACCGAGACCAAGGCCAAGCGCCTCCGTCCCGTCGCCGAGCGTCTCGTGACCTTCGCGAAGCGTGGCGACCTGCACTCGCGTCGCCGTGCCATGCAGACCCTGCGCAACAACAAAGAGGCAGCGCACATCCTCTTCACCGAGATCGCCCCGCTGGTCGAGAACCGTGACGGCGGCTACACCCGCATCACGAAGCTCGGCTTCCGCAAGGGCGACAACGCGTCGATGGTGTCGATCGAGCTCGTCCTCGAGCCCGTGACCCCCAAGGTCAAGAACTCGAAGACCACCGCCACGGCGGCTCCGGTCACCGAGCCCGCCGACGACGAGCCCACCGAGGCCCCCGTCGACGAGACCGAGACGGTCGAGGAGTCCGCTCCCGTCGAGACCGAGACCGAGTCGGCTGCCGCCGACGAGGTCGAGGCCGACGCCGCTGCCAAGTCGGACGACGAAGCAGCCAAGTAG
- a CDS encoding DNA-directed RNA polymerase subunit alpha, whose product MLIAQRPTLTEENISEFRSRFVIEPLEPGFGYTLGNSLRRTLLSSIPGAAVTSIRIDGVLHEFTTVPGVKEDVTEVILNIKQLVVASEHDEPITAYLRKQGAGQVTAADISAPAGVEIHNPELVIATLNDKAKFELELTIERGRGYVSAVQNRSEFSEAGQIPIDSIYSPVLKVTYRVEATRAGERTDFDRLVVDVESKPSISPRDAIASAGRTLTELFGLARELNTAAEGIEIGPAPVDAVLSSELQTPIEDLDLSVRSYNCLKREGINTVSELVALSETQLMNIRNFGQKSVDEVKDKLVELGLSLKDTVPGFDGAHFYSGYDEEETTN is encoded by the coding sequence GTGCTCATTGCACAGCGCCCCACCCTCACCGAGGAGAACATCTCGGAGTTCCGCTCCCGCTTCGTGATCGAGCCGCTCGAGCCCGGCTTCGGTTACACCCTCGGCAATTCGCTGCGCCGCACGCTTCTCTCGTCGATCCCCGGCGCTGCTGTCACCAGCATCCGCATCGACGGCGTGCTGCACGAGTTCACGACCGTCCCCGGTGTGAAGGAAGACGTCACCGAGGTCATCCTCAACATCAAGCAGCTGGTCGTCGCCAGCGAGCACGACGAGCCCATCACGGCCTACCTGCGCAAGCAGGGTGCCGGCCAGGTCACGGCCGCCGACATCTCGGCTCCGGCCGGTGTCGAGATCCACAACCCCGAGCTCGTCATCGCCACGCTGAACGACAAGGCGAAGTTCGAGCTCGAGCTCACGATCGAGCGTGGCCGCGGCTACGTGTCGGCCGTGCAGAACCGCAGCGAGTTCAGCGAAGCCGGTCAGATCCCGATCGACTCGATCTACTCGCCCGTGCTCAAGGTCACCTACCGCGTCGAGGCGACGCGTGCCGGTGAGCGCACCGACTTCGACCGTCTGGTCGTCGACGTCGAGTCGAAGCCGTCGATCTCGCCGCGTGACGCCATCGCGTCGGCCGGTCGCACACTGACCGAGCTGTTCGGTCTGGCCCGCGAGCTCAACACCGCCGCCGAGGGCATCGAGATCGGCCCCGCGCCGGTCGACGCCGTCCTGTCGAGCGAGCTGCAGACCCCGATCGAAGACCTCGACCTGTCGGTCCGCAGCTACAACTGCCTGAAGCGTGAGGGCATCAACACGGTGTCCGAGCTGGTCGCCCTGTCCGAGACCCAGTTGATGAACATCCGCAACTTCGGTCAGAAGTCGGTCGACGAGGTGAAGGACAAGCTCGTCGAGCTCGGCCTCTCGCTGAAAGACACGGTCCCCGGGTTCGACGGAGCCCACTTCTACAGCGGTTACGACGAAGAAGAGACCACCAACTAG
- the rpsK gene encoding 30S ribosomal protein S11, with protein sequence MAAPKTAARKPRRKEKKNVAVGQAHIKSTFNNTIVSITDPSGAVLSWASSGAVGFKGSRKSTPFAAQLAAESAARQAQEHGVKKVDVFVKGPGSGRETAIRSLQAAGLEVGSINDVTPQAHNGCRPPKRRRV encoded by the coding sequence TTGGCAGCACCGAAGACGGCCGCGCGTAAGCCCCGCCGTAAAGAGAAGAAGAACGTCGCCGTGGGCCAGGCCCACATCAAGAGCACGTTCAACAACACGATCGTCTCGATCACCGACCCCTCGGGCGCCGTCCTGAGCTGGGCCTCGTCCGGCGCCGTCGGCTTCAAGGGTTCGCGCAAGTCGACCCCGTTCGCCGCGCAGCTCGCCGCCGAGTCCGCCGCCCGCCAGGCGCAGGAGCACGGTGTCAAGAAGGTCGACGTCTTCGTCAAGGGTCCGGGTTCGGGTCGCGAGACGGCGATCCGTTCGCTCCAGGCCGCAGGCCTCGAGGTCGGTTCGATCAACGACGTCACCCCCCAGGCGCACAACGGCTGCCGCCCGCCGAAGCGTCGTCGCGTCTAA
- the rpsM gene encoding 30S ribosomal protein S13, which translates to MARLAGVDIPRDKRVEVALTYIYGVGRTSALKTLAETEIDGNIRVKDLTDDQLVLLRDYIEGNYKVEGDLRREVAADIRRKVEIGSYEGIRHRRGLPVRGQRTKTNARTRKGPKRTVAGKKKAR; encoded by the coding sequence ATGGCACGTCTAGCAGGCGTTGACATCCCGCGCGACAAGCGCGTCGAAGTCGCACTGACCTACATCTACGGAGTCGGCCGCACCAGCGCGCTCAAGACTCTCGCCGAGACCGAGATCGACGGCAACATCCGCGTCAAGGACCTCACGGACGACCAGCTCGTCCTGCTCCGCGACTACATCGAGGGCAACTACAAGGTCGAGGGCGACCTCCGCCGCGAGGTGGCCGCCGACATCCGCCGCAAGGTCGAGATCGGCAGCTACGAGGGCATCCGCCACCGCCGTGGCCTCCCCGTCCGCGGCCAGCGCACCAAGACGAACGCTCGTACCCGCAAGGGCCCGAAGCGCACCGTCGCCGGCAAGAAGAAGGCTCGATAG
- the rpmJ gene encoding 50S ribosomal protein L36, which yields MKVNPSVKPICEHCKVIRRKGNVMVICKSNPRHKQRQG from the coding sequence ATGAAGGTCAACCCCAGCGTCAAGCCCATCTGCGAGCACTGCAAGGTCATCCGCCGCAAGGGCAACGTCATGGTCATCTGCAAGAGCAACCCGCGCCACAAACAGCGCCAGGGCTGA
- the infA gene encoding translation initiation factor IF-1 has translation MAKKDGVIEIEGAVIEALPNAMFRVELTNGHRVLAHISGKMRQHYIRILPEDRVIVELSPYDLTRGRIVYRYK, from the coding sequence ATGGCCAAAAAAGACGGTGTCATCGAAATCGAAGGCGCAGTGATCGAAGCTCTGCCCAACGCGATGTTCCGCGTTGAGTTGACCAACGGACACAGGGTCCTCGCGCACATCTCCGGCAAGATGCGGCAGCACTACATCCGCATCCTGCCCGAAGACCGTGTGATCGTGGAGCTCAGCCCCTACGACCTGACCCGCGGCCGGATCGTCTACCGCTACAAGTAG